One genomic window of Haemophilus haemolyticus includes the following:
- a CDS encoding hydrogenase 4 subunit D, with translation MERLALITIILPFVGAFIVGLNKQSFPKIATIFAALATLGTLAVAGQWYANGAQSVTYDLVKFGDTAIFGVTLDAVSTLIAFAVVGLGFLICLYSCGYLTDKNREHPHNGLPRFYAFLLIFIGAMAGLVYSSTLAGQLLFFEITGGCSWALISYYQSQKAMAAAMKALIITHVGSLGLYLAAAYLFSQSGTFSITALEHLTPEAKTIVLFGVMFAAWGKSAQLPMQIWLPNAMEAPTPVSAYLHAASMVKVGVYIFARSVMSAGEIPHIVGEVGIVMAMITLIYGFLMYLPQADLKRLLAYSTITQLSYIFIGLSLAALGSKLAFVAAIAYIFNHAFAKSLFFLVAGSLSYATGTRSMPRLQGIMRTMPVVGTGFGIAALAIAGVPPFNGFFSKFPLFAAGFDLGQEYSWVTWLMVIALIESTATFVWLLYKFGQCVIGKPSEDVQNAQPLPFSMTFVLVILMVMSVCSSFIAAYWLGLAG, from the coding sequence ATGGAACGTTTAGCACTAATTACAATCATTTTGCCGTTTGTCGGTGCGTTTATTGTGGGGTTGAACAAACAATCTTTCCCAAAAATTGCCACAATTTTTGCCGCACTTGCTACCCTTGGCACACTTGCTGTGGCTGGGCAGTGGTATGCAAATGGCGCACAATCTGTCACCTATGATTTAGTTAAATTTGGTGATACCGCCATCTTCGGCGTGACCTTAGATGCAGTAAGTACGTTAATTGCCTTTGCCGTTGTGGGTTTAGGTTTCTTAATTTGCTTATATTCTTGTGGTTATTTAACCGATAAAAACCGCGAACATCCGCATAACGGATTACCTCGTTTTTATGCTTTCTTATTGATCTTCATCGGTGCAATGGCAGGCTTGGTGTATTCATCAACTTTGGCGGGTCAGTTGCTTTTCTTTGAAATCACTGGGGGATGTTCTTGGGCATTAATCAGCTATTATCAAAGCCAAAAAGCAATGGCGGCAGCGATGAAAGCGTTGATTATCACTCACGTAGGTTCATTAGGTTTATATCTTGCTGCGGCTTATTTATTTAGCCAATCCGGCACATTCTCTATCACCGCGTTAGAACATCTTACGCCTGAAGCGAAAACTATCGTGTTATTTGGCGTGATGTTTGCCGCATGGGGTAAATCAGCGCAACTTCCAATGCAAATTTGGTTACCAAATGCGATGGAAGCTCCAACACCAGTCAGTGCATATTTGCACGCCGCATCAATGGTAAAAGTGGGCGTCTATATTTTCGCTCGTTCTGTGATGTCTGCTGGTGAAATTCCTCACATTGTGGGAGAAGTGGGAATTGTGATGGCAATGATTACATTGATTTATGGTTTCTTAATGTACTTGCCACAAGCGGATTTAAAACGCTTACTTGCGTATTCAACTATTACTCAACTTTCTTACATTTTCATCGGGCTTTCTCTTGCAGCATTAGGTTCTAAATTAGCCTTTGTTGCAGCGATTGCTTATATCTTTAACCACGCCTTTGCGAAAAGTTTATTCTTCTTAGTTGCAGGTTCATTGAGTTATGCCACAGGCACACGTTCAATGCCTCGTTTACAAGGGATTATGCGCACCATGCCTGTTGTTGGTACAGGATTTGGTATTGCCGCATTGGCTATTGCTGGTGTGCCACCGTTTAACGGTTTCTTCAGCAAATTCCCATTATTTGCCGCAGGTTTTGACCTTGGACAAGAATATTCATGGGTAACTTGGTTAATGGTGATTGCGTTGATTGAATCTACGGCAACATTTGTTTGGTTGCTTTATAAATTTGGTCAATGTGTTATCGGTAAACCATCTGAAGACGTGCAAAATGCACAACCATTACCATTCTCTATGACATTTGTTTTAGTGATTTTAATGGTGATGTCTGTGTGTTCTAGCTTTATCGCTGCCTATTGGTTAGGTCTTGCGGGTTAA
- a CDS encoding hydrogenase 4 subunit F: protein MYEQWIIALLVAPLVIAFESFALRGTKNRTVCTAFHITGLILMLFFSVQVISGVLEKGSISAFNNWVYVDSLSAIFLGLIAVVGSLAGVYSIGYMNTELEEGHIDFKTYAHYHGFLHLFFFTMIVSVITNNLILMWVAIEATTLSSAFLVGTYKQKTSLEAAWKYIIICSVGVAFGLYGTLLTFANANGVLADPSQAIFWSAVNQQATGLNPMLMYIAFAFVLIGFGTKCGLFPMHTWLSDAHSEAPSPVSAILSAVLLNCAMLVVLRYYTLVSKAVGAEFPQTLMLIFGLLSVLVAALFIIVQFDIKRMLAYSSIENMGLISFAFGLGGPIGVFAGLLHTINHSLAKTLLFCASGNILLKYKTRDMNQVRGLWRVAPVSAVLFAGGALALGGIPPFNVFVSEFSVVVAGITAGKTWLVILCLILLTIVLAGLALMLLKTVLGKQPDNVEAGEVSKVSLAAMAILLLLMFVMGIHIAEPILQLLKSAVGIVLGSEHVSFGDMLVLPWQSLAK, encoded by the coding sequence ATGTATGAACAATGGATAATTGCGTTATTAGTCGCACCTTTAGTCATCGCTTTTGAAAGCTTTGCACTACGCGGAACAAAAAATCGGACAGTTTGTACCGCATTCCATATTACCGGGTTAATTTTGATGTTGTTCTTTTCCGTACAAGTCATTTCTGGCGTGTTGGAAAAAGGCAGTATCAGTGCATTTAACAACTGGGTGTATGTTGATAGTCTTTCTGCTATTTTCTTAGGCTTAATTGCTGTCGTGGGTTCACTTGCTGGTGTGTATTCGATCGGTTATATGAACACAGAATTGGAAGAAGGGCATATTGATTTTAAAACCTATGCACATTACCACGGTTTCTTACACTTATTCTTCTTTACAATGATTGTATCAGTTATCACCAATAACTTGATTTTAATGTGGGTTGCCATTGAAGCGACAACATTAAGCTCCGCGTTTTTGGTCGGTACTTACAAACAAAAAACATCCCTTGAAGCCGCGTGGAAATACATCATCATCTGTTCTGTGGGCGTCGCGTTCGGTTTATACGGCACACTTTTAACCTTTGCTAATGCAAATGGCGTGCTTGCCGATCCAAGCCAAGCGATTTTCTGGTCAGCCGTGAATCAACAGGCTACTGGTTTAAACCCAATGTTGATGTATATCGCATTCGCTTTCGTATTGATTGGTTTCGGCACGAAGTGCGGTCTATTTCCAATGCATACTTGGTTATCAGACGCACACAGTGAAGCACCAAGCCCAGTGAGTGCAATTTTATCAGCAGTGTTATTAAACTGTGCAATGCTTGTGGTGTTGCGTTACTACACATTAGTTTCAAAAGCAGTTGGCGCAGAATTTCCACAAACCTTAATGTTAATCTTTGGTTTACTTTCAGTGCTTGTGGCGGCGTTATTTATCATCGTGCAATTTGATATTAAACGTATGCTTGCTTACTCAAGTATCGAAAATATGGGCTTAATCAGCTTTGCTTTTGGTCTTGGTGGCCCAATTGGGGTATTTGCAGGTTTACTTCACACTATTAATCACAGTCTTGCGAAAACCTTATTATTCTGTGCATCGGGTAATATTCTATTGAAATATAAAACCCGTGATATGAATCAAGTGCGTGGATTATGGCGTGTTGCACCAGTGAGTGCGGTGCTTTTCGCAGGTGGTGCGTTGGCATTGGGCGGTATCCCTCCATTTAACGTATTCGTGAGTGAATTTAGTGTTGTGGTCGCAGGGATTACAGCGGGTAAAACTTGGTTAGTTATTTTATGCTTAATTTTACTTACCATTGTGCTTGCAGGACTTGCCTTGATGTTATTAAAAACAGTGCTTGGCAAACAACCTGACAATGTTGAAGCAGGCGAAGTCAGTAAAGTCTCTTTGGCGGCAATGGCCATACTATTGTTGTTAATGTTTGTAATGGGTATCCATATTGCAGAGCCAATCTTGCAGTTACTAAAAAGTGCGGTAGGAATTGTGCTTGGATCTGAACATGTGTCCTTTGGCGATATGCTAGTTTTACCTTGGCAAAGTTTAGCGAAATGA
- a CDS encoding respiratory chain complex I subunit 1 family protein, whose amino-acid sequence MISLPSEISTSAGMFLLAIVQALILLALAPLFSGISRMIRARIQSRRGPGLLQDYRDIAKLMTRQNIWPDNAGWVSRVMPYVLISTVMVIAMSLPMFTHYSPFGAGSDLITVIYLFALFRFFFSIAGLDSNSTFSSLGASREVTLGVLVEPILMLAFIVIALIAGSTNFAVISTALSSQPWQYPVATVIALVAAAFAIFIEMGKIPFDLAEAEQELQEGPLTEYSGPSFALLKVGLSLKSMVVASIFVSVLFPFGAAQEFTVSAVILGIVSFFVKLLVVFIAACVFENTLARTRFMLTGRLTVVGFGISVLAFVFYFTGL is encoded by the coding sequence ATGATTTCATTACCTTCAGAAATTTCCACTTCCGCTGGAATGTTCCTTTTAGCCATTGTGCAAGCGTTAATTCTTCTCGCTTTGGCACCGCTCTTTTCAGGCATTTCACGGATGATTCGGGCTCGTATTCAATCTCGTCGTGGCCCGGGCTTGTTACAAGATTATCGCGACATTGCTAAATTAATGACGCGTCAAAATATTTGGCCAGATAATGCGGGTTGGGTATCTCGTGTTATGCCTTATGTGTTAATTAGCACAGTCATGGTGATTGCGATGAGTTTACCCATGTTTACTCATTACTCACCTTTTGGGGCGGGCAGTGATTTAATCACCGTTATTTATTTGTTCGCGTTGTTCCGCTTTTTCTTCTCAATTGCGGGTTTGGATTCCAACAGTACTTTCTCAAGTTTAGGTGCAAGCCGTGAAGTGACATTAGGCGTACTTGTTGAACCCATCTTAATGTTGGCATTCATTGTGATTGCTTTAATTGCAGGTTCTACAAATTTTGCAGTTATTAGCACCGCACTTTCTAGCCAACCTTGGCAATATCCTGTTGCAACAGTAATTGCCTTAGTTGCCGCGGCTTTTGCGATCTTTATTGAAATGGGCAAAATTCCATTTGACTTAGCTGAAGCAGAACAAGAACTTCAAGAAGGCCCACTTACTGAATATTCAGGCCCTTCTTTCGCCTTATTGAAAGTTGGTTTGAGTTTAAAATCAATGGTAGTTGCCTCTATCTTTGTGAGCGTGCTTTTCCCATTCGGTGCAGCACAAGAATTCACAGTAAGTGCGGTCATTTTAGGTATCGTTTCTTTCTTTGTGAAATTACTCGTGGTATTTATCGCCGCATGTGTGTTTGAAAACACATTGGCACGTACCCGCTTTATGCTAACAGGACGTTTAACTGTGGTTGGTTTCGGCATTTCAGTGTTGGCGTTTGTGTTTTACTTCACAGGATTGTAA
- a CDS encoding 4Fe-4S dicluster domain-containing protein has product MNRFVIGDPKDCIGCNTCMAACSEVHKAFGLQSFPRLQVMRNDDITVPILCRHCDDSPCATVCPVHAIKHENDTIQLNEGLCIGCKLCAIACPFGAITQHGSAPLDAPNHYDSFSFTDAVKRDIRTAPNNTDVHNMLAWQPGVKAIAVKCDLCYFREEGPACMQTCPTKTLFLISDESIEQANRKKREMAMMGSPVVPR; this is encoded by the coding sequence ATGAACCGTTTTGTTATAGGTGATCCGAAAGATTGCATTGGATGCAATACCTGTATGGCTGCTTGCAGCGAAGTACACAAAGCTTTTGGATTACAATCCTTTCCGCGGTTACAAGTAATGCGTAACGACGATATTACTGTGCCGATCTTGTGTCGCCATTGTGATGATTCACCTTGTGCTACGGTATGTCCTGTGCATGCAATTAAGCACGAAAATGACACTATTCAATTAAACGAAGGTTTGTGTATTGGCTGTAAACTTTGCGCCATTGCTTGTCCATTTGGGGCGATTACTCAACACGGTAGCGCGCCATTAGACGCACCAAACCACTACGACAGTTTTTCTTTCACTGATGCGGTAAAACGTGATATTCGCACCGCACCGAATAATACTGATGTTCATAATATGCTTGCATGGCAACCAGGTGTAAAAGCTATCGCAGTGAAATGCGACCTTTGCTATTTCCGTGAAGAAGGTCCTGCTTGTATGCAAACTTGCCCAACCAAAACTTTATTCTTAATTAGTGATGAGAGTATCGAACAAGCAAATCGCAAAAAACGCGAAATGGCAATGATGGGTTCTCCTGTCGTGCCAAGATAA
- the hyfE gene encoding hydrogenase 4 membrane subunit translates to MLMINVLASLLIITSLCVIMAKTAKKSALCYGLQSLVLVVLFVYLAFEMQAHELYMWSISAFITKVLLVPGILIFSLRKIDESQTPAGMNVAWLIPITSIIVCLCYFVVIPVNLPLVEHLKPALSVSLSHFLLGLVCIVSQRNIVKQVFGYCLMENGAHLTLALLANNAPELVEIGIATDAIFAVIIMVVLVNKIYRTFNTVDAKQLMSLKG, encoded by the coding sequence ATGTTAATGATCAATGTATTAGCGAGTTTGCTCATCATTACATCGCTTTGTGTCATTATGGCAAAAACCGCAAAAAAATCCGCGTTGTGCTATGGCTTACAGTCTCTTGTATTGGTGGTGTTATTCGTTTATTTGGCATTTGAAATGCAAGCTCACGAACTTTATATGTGGTCCATTAGTGCATTCATCACGAAAGTATTATTAGTGCCAGGAATTTTAATCTTTTCTTTACGAAAAATTGACGAAAGTCAAACTCCTGCAGGAATGAATGTCGCTTGGTTGATCCCGATCACATCTATCATCGTTTGCTTATGTTACTTTGTTGTCATTCCAGTGAACTTACCGTTAGTTGAACATTTAAAACCAGCGTTGTCAGTATCACTTAGCCACTTCCTTTTAGGTTTAGTGTGTATTGTGAGCCAACGCAATATTGTGAAACAAGTTTTCGGTTATTGTTTAATGGAAAACGGTGCGCATTTAACTTTGGCTTTACTTGCCAACAATGCGCCAGAATTAGTTGAAATCGGCATTGCCACCGATGCGATTTTTGCGGTCATCATTATGGTGGTGTTGGTGAATAAAATTTACCGCACTTTCAACACTGTTGATGCTAAACAACTTATGAGTTTGAAGGGGTAA
- the hyfB gene encoding hydrogenase 4 subunit B, giving the protein MSSSISLLITSLLIYVVGAFISLAVRKNEQLSINISGVTGVLGGLLGVVACIPVLISNDTVVDVFSTPFDFAQFSIRIDGLAAFMVCVISLMVIITALYSFSYVKEYIGKGAGTMGFFMNLFIASMVALVTSDNAFYFLVFFEMMSLASYFLVLTEQDDNATNAGLLYFFIAHAGSVLIMIAFFIFYCYAGSFEFEAFRHTELSMPLAFTVFILAFLGFGAKAGMIPLHSWLPKAHPAAPSHASAMMSGVMVKIGIFGIIKVGIDLLGAHNMWFGVIVLAFGAVSSVLGVLYALAEHDIKKLLAYHTVENIGIIMMGVGVGMIGMAIHNPVLAIVGLLGGLYHLLNHAVFKGLLFLGAGSVMYRLHSKDMDLMGGLGKLMPFTAFCFLIGTMAISALPPFNGFVSEWFTYQSLFSLSQHNDVVLRIAGPVAIIMLALTGALAALCFVKVYGISFGGAPRSEKAAHAREVPKPMVIAMAILALFCVLLGVGASVVTPIIANIATALSHNEMLNLAENGVVVASNTPNTVLSTPMVSIMLIAFFVLPFMYYAYTKGNRMSDRAKGNPWACGYAYEMDMAASAGSFTRPLRIIFKPLYTLRQVLDPAPAGAKGINALILGATKTEPFWEEKVTMPIAHFIPWLGRKIQWLQQGDFRVYCVYFVIALVVLLLSIALM; this is encoded by the coding sequence ATGAGTTCTTCAATCAGTTTACTCATCACGTCCTTGTTGATTTATGTCGTTGGTGCGTTTATTTCTCTCGCTGTGCGAAAAAATGAACAACTTTCAATCAATATATCCGGCGTGACCGGTGTACTTGGTGGCTTGTTAGGCGTTGTTGCCTGCATTCCCGTGCTTATCAGCAATGATACGGTCGTTGATGTGTTTTCAACCCCTTTCGACTTCGCCCAATTTTCAATCCGCATTGACGGATTAGCTGCGTTTATGGTGTGTGTCATTTCTTTAATGGTTATTATCACCGCACTTTATTCCTTTTCCTATGTGAAAGAATACATTGGCAAAGGCGCTGGCACGATGGGCTTCTTTATGAATTTGTTTATCGCCTCAATGGTTGCTTTAGTCACCAGCGATAACGCTTTCTATTTTTTAGTGTTCTTTGAAATGATGTCTTTGGCATCTTACTTCTTAGTACTAACCGAACAAGACGACAACGCAACCAATGCGGGCTTATTGTATTTCTTCATTGCTCACGCTGGTTCTGTGTTGATTATGATCGCTTTCTTTATTTTCTACTGCTACGCAGGTAGCTTTGAATTTGAAGCCTTCCGCCACACCGAGCTTTCAATGCCTTTAGCCTTTACGGTATTTATCTTGGCATTTCTTGGTTTCGGTGCAAAAGCAGGGATGATTCCATTACATAGCTGGTTACCAAAAGCTCACCCAGCTGCACCTTCTCATGCTTCTGCAATGATGTCTGGTGTGATGGTTAAAATCGGTATTTTCGGGATTATCAAAGTTGGTATTGATCTACTTGGCGCACACAATATGTGGTTTGGTGTGATTGTACTTGCTTTTGGTGCAGTTTCTTCTGTGCTTGGCGTACTTTATGCCTTAGCTGAACATGACATCAAAAAACTTTTGGCGTATCACACCGTAGAAAACATCGGCATTATTATGATGGGTGTGGGTGTCGGTATGATTGGTATGGCCATTCATAATCCAGTGCTTGCTATTGTCGGTTTACTTGGTGGTTTATATCACTTACTTAACCATGCGGTATTCAAAGGCTTATTGTTCTTGGGGGCTGGTTCTGTGATGTACCGTTTACATTCAAAAGATATGGATTTAATGGGCGGACTTGGCAAACTAATGCCATTTACTGCTTTCTGTTTCTTGATTGGTACTATGGCAATTTCTGCATTACCTCCGTTTAACGGTTTTGTGAGTGAATGGTTTACTTATCAATCTTTATTCAGCCTAAGCCAACACAATGATGTGGTATTACGTATCGCTGGCCCTGTTGCAATCATTATGCTTGCCTTAACAGGTGCGCTTGCCGCACTTTGTTTCGTAAAAGTGTATGGTATTAGCTTTGGTGGTGCTCCACGCAGCGAAAAAGCAGCACATGCACGCGAAGTGCCAAAACCAATGGTGATAGCAATGGCAATCTTGGCATTATTCTGCGTACTTTTAGGCGTGGGTGCTTCTGTGGTAACTCCAATAATTGCCAATATTGCAACCGCACTTTCTCATAATGAAATGCTTAATTTAGCAGAAAATGGCGTAGTGGTAGCAAGCAATACACCGAATACTGTGCTTTCTACACCAATGGTGAGCATTATGTTGATTGCATTCTTTGTATTGCCGTTTATGTATTATGCTTACACTAAAGGCAATCGTATGTCAGATCGTGCAAAAGGCAATCCTTGGGCTTGTGGTTATGCTTACGAAATGGATATGGCAGCCTCTGCGGGTAGTTTTACTCGTCCGCTTCGTATTATCTTCAAACCGCTTTATACCTTGCGTCAAGTGCTTGATCCTGCGCCTGCTGGTGCAAAAGGTATCAATGCATTAATTTTAGGTGCGACCAAAACAGAACCATTCTGGGAAGAAAAAGTAACAATGCCGATTGCGCATTTTATCCCATGGTTAGGTCGTAAAATTCAATGGCTACAACAAGGCGACTTCCGCGTTTATTGCGTGTATTTCGTGATTGCCTTGGTTGTGTTATTACTTTCCATTGCGTTGATGTAG